The following proteins come from a genomic window of Methanosarcina sp. MTP4:
- a CDS encoding LysE family transporter, which translates to MIKALILGFTVGISAALVPGPMMFATIVTSFKVGWKAGPSVFIGHAMTESTLFMLIVAGASSFIGVNLISYMAVIGGLVMVIFGLFMIKSAKETSKKDISASASKLDLSVGPLPAGIVTSALNPMFLGWWLTAGSAIVLQQYLAGIFAVIAFVAGHWLADLGFLVAVASSFSRGKELISQRTHERVLYLCGGFMALFGLFFLLNYKNISAMV; encoded by the coding sequence TTGATAAAAGCTCTTATTCTGGGGTTCACAGTAGGTATATCTGCTGCCCTTGTCCCTGGCCCCATGATGTTCGCAACGATCGTGACGTCTTTTAAAGTAGGCTGGAAGGCAGGGCCTTCGGTATTTATCGGGCATGCGATGACAGAATCGACATTATTCATGCTCATAGTGGCCGGGGCATCATCTTTCATCGGGGTAAATCTAATCTCATATATGGCTGTAATTGGCGGTTTGGTAATGGTAATTTTCGGGCTTTTTATGATTAAAAGTGCAAAAGAAACCTCTAAAAAAGATATTTCTGCCTCGGCCAGTAAATTGGACCTGTCGGTTGGGCCTTTGCCTGCAGGGATTGTAACCTCTGCATTGAACCCTATGTTTCTGGGATGGTGGCTGACAGCAGGCAGCGCAATTGTCCTTCAGCAGTACCTTGCAGGCATCTTTGCCGTAATAGCGTTCGTCGCCGGGCACTGGTTGGCAGACCTCGGCTTTCTTGTAGCTGTAGCATCATCTTTTTCCAGGGGAAAGGAGCTGATCTCACAGCGTACACATGAAAGGGTACTATACCTCTGCGGAGGGTTTATGGCGCTTTTTGGCCTGTTCTTCCTGCTCAATTACAAAAACATTTCTGCCATGGTCTGA